A single genomic interval of Mangifera indica cultivar Alphonso chromosome 5, CATAS_Mindica_2.1, whole genome shotgun sequence harbors:
- the LOC123217165 gene encoding uncharacterized protein LOC123217165: MGPLVLTQLATGLGVLAGAVLVKSVIDQKPMAGKFPRCPRCNGTGRVTCMCTRWSDGDVGCRTCAGSGRMACNSCGGTGTGRPIPVQIQMRPPNRPS, translated from the coding sequence ATGGGTCCGCTGGTGTTGACTCAGTTGGCGACGGGACTAGGCGTTTTGGCCGGGGCCGTTCTGGTCAAATCGGTCATCGATCAGAAGCCCATGGCTGGTAAATTCCCAAGGTGTCCCCGTTGTAATGGTACGGGCCGAGTCACGTGTATGTGTACACGCTGGTCCGACGGTGATGTTGGGTGCCGAACTTGTGCCGGATCGGGTCGCATGGCGTGTAACAGCTGTGGAGGGACTGGTACTGGCCGGCCCATCCCTGTTCAGATTCAGATGCGGCCACCCAACCGGCCATCTTAA
- the LOC123215723 gene encoding uncharacterized protein LOC123215723, translated as MAEMVCRSVLRCVFSTEPYRALHQNHALFSLPSMTLGFSSQASFGYRNNGNIRARKFHFTRQTQLFCLRNDNQSSAEDEQEQGPPQEAVLKAISEVSKTEGRVGQTTNVVIGGTVTDDSTNEWLALDQKVNSYPTVRGFTAIGTGGDDFVQAMVVAVESVIQKPIPECRVRQKLSSRGKYVSVNIGPIQVSSSEQVQAVYNAMRRDDRMKYFL; from the exons ATGGCAGAAATGGTCTGCAGAAGTGTGTTGCGCTGCGTCTTCTCAACAGAGCCGTATAGGGCTCTGCATCAAAACCATGCCCTCTTTTCTCTCCCGTCAATGACCCTTGGATTTTCTTCACAAGCTAGTTTCGGTTACAGAAATAATGGAAACATTAGGGCTAGAAAATTTCACTTTACACGACAAACTCAACTTTTTTGCTTGCGTAACGACAACCAGTCATCAGCTGAGGACGAGCAGGAACAAGGTCCGCCTCAAGAAGCCGTTCTTAAAGCCATTTCAG AGGTATCTAAGACAGAGGGTCGGGTTGGACAAACCACAAATGTAGTTATCGGAGGTACTGTGACTGATGATTCGACCAATGAGTGGCTGGCTTTGGATCAAAAG GTCAACTCATACCCAACGGTTAGAGGGTTTACAGCAATTGGAACTGGTGGAGACGACTTTGTGCAAGCTATGGTTGTTGCTGTTGAATCTGTCATTCAGAAGCCTATACCTGAG TGTCGTGTGAGGCAAAAATTGTCATCAAGGGGTAAATACGTATCTGTCAACATTGGTCCTATTCAAGTCAGCTCCAGTGAGCAg GTCCAAGCTGTATACAATGCCATGAGGAGAGATGACAGAATGAAATACTTTTTGTAG
- the LOC123216932 gene encoding non-specific lipid transfer protein GPI-anchored 1-like: MMLTKTWVQKIGFVLSLLVCLFLCGSVVSGANTAAEECNDVFQKMMTCLDFAKGKSPTPSKECCTSIKDIKESKPKCLCCIIQQSHGGTDMLKSLGVQVSKLLQLPTACQLQNATITDCHKLLGLSPSSADAAIFTNASTTAAPMTTLGASLPDKADSAPNAAKHGLCLVGPTLVITMVAFLLASATGSESMLIVQ, from the exons ATGATGCTAACGAAAACGTGGGTTCAGAAAATTGGTTTTGTTTTGAGTTTGctggtttgtttgtttttatgcGGTTCAGTTGTGAGTGGTGCTAATACCGCGGCGGAGGAGTGCAACGATGTGTTCCAGAAGATGATGACATGTTTGGATTTTGCTAAAGGGAAGAGCCCAACACCTTCCAAGGAGTGTTGCACTTCCATTAAGGATATAAAAGAAAGCAAACCCAAGTGCCTGTGTTGTATCATTCAGCAAAGTCATGGCGGAACTGACATGCTCAAGAGCTTGGGTGTGCAGGTGTCAAAGCTGCTTCAGCTTCCCACTGCTTGTCAATTACAAAATGCTACCATCACTGACTGCCACA AGCTTTTAGGTCTATCTCCTAGCTCTGCGGATGCGGCAATCTTCACAAATGCTTCCACGACAGCTGCGCCCATGACAACCTTGGGGGCATCGTTACCAGACAAAGCTGATTCTGCTCCAAATGCGGCCAAACATGGGCTGTGTCTTGTTGGGCCAACCCTGGTAATCACTATGGTCGCCTTTCTCCTGGCTTCGGCTACCGGGTCCGAATCTATGCTTATTGTTCAATAA
- the LOC123216931 gene encoding uncharacterized protein LOC123216931 isoform X2 — MAQPSSDRLSSTDSAEALNFLILDTEDKIINSNILNSQDADPIGTRRDIVDQSSALGSVGYQKMGYASTASSRPPLLYNGSYDNVAGKQGAFLPYINNKVLENGSHIQGIQDKPPSVAYHGYVCSPQMLRKPYGPVTTHLSARNHGHLYNAREISTSDAFSFKQNISPNSYILSPTPVSQAKLLVPNDLQWDSKRSGLRPNFPAPLGSSGRGANLFGKSDGLGLLDQGFEGSEVGGLWSDWLSPSDGKSCMLQLSSPQTSLKPIESPELSQYEFGLASLQKGSFYSFGSCSGSSYTGYSHRQSDQASDFGCGSSSRMGLNGQSWPTLTEARQRGRCNDFSCGCSVTLDMLSERNRGPRAFKPKFRTMVNASAQFCGVAEMVGPVDFDKNVDYWLQDKWSGQFPVKWHIIKDVPNSQFRHILLENNDNKPVTNSRDTQQVEMEQGMVMLNIFKNYELCSSILDDFYFYEKRHKAMQERKAGQQQASLMAPPVVAVSEQQIPVSPSADTLKSMSKSFAEAVSLTEHEKEHSAGGKVASAATTSVAHGS; from the exons ATGGCGCAGCCAAGTTCTGATCGTTTATCCTCTACTG ACTCTGCTGAAGCTTTAAACTTTTTGATCCTGGATACtgaagataaaatcatcaattcaaaCATTTTGAATAGTCAG GATGCCGATCCAATTGGTACTCGAAGAGATATTGTTGATCAATCATCAGCTTTAGGTTCCGTTGGATATCAGAAGATGGGATATGCATCCACAGCCTCCTCTCGGCCGCCATTATTGTACAATGGAA GCTATGACAATGTAGCTGGTAAACAGGGTGCATTTCTaccatatattaataataaagtccTGGAAAATGGTTCTCAT ATACAGGGCATCCAGGATAAACCTCCATCTGTTGCATATCATGGCTATGTATGCAGCCCTCAAATGCTACGCAAACCATATGGTCCTGTCACGACACATCTTTCTGCCAGGAATCATGGCCATTTGTACAATGCTAGAGAAATTTCAACTTCTGATGCATTTTCTTTCAAGCAAAATATTTCTCCAAATTCATACATTCTTTCACCAACTCCGGTTTCTCAAGCAAAGTTGTTAGTACCTAATGATCTCCAATGGGATAGCAAAAGATCTGGTCTGAGACCTAACTTCCCAGCTCCATTGGGATCTTCTGGTAGGGGAGCAAACCTTTTTGGAAAATCTGATGGGCTTGGTTTGTTGGACCAAGGGTTTGAGGGATCTGAAGTTGGAGGATTATGGTCAGATTGGTTGAGTCCCTCAGATGGGAAGAGTTGCATGCTTCAATTGTCTTCACCACAAACTTCTCTGAAACCAATTGAGTCACCAGAGTTGTCTCAGTATGAGTTCGGACTT GCTTCTTTACAGAAAGGATCATTTTATAGCTTTGGATCTTGTTCAGGCTCCAGCTACACAGGTTACTCTCACCGTCAAAGTGATCAAGCCTCCGATTTTGGATGTGGCTCCAGTTCTAGGATGGGACTGAATGGTCAAAGCTGGCCCACACTTACTGAAGCAAGACAAAGAGGAAGATGCAATGACTTTTCATGTGGCTGTAGTGTCACACTTGATATGCTAAGTGAGCGAAATAGAGGACCGAGGGCATTTAAGCCAAAATTTCGGACAATG GTGAATGCTAGTGCCCAGTTTTGTGGTGTGGCAGAGATGGTGGGACCTGTAGACTTTGACAAGAATGTAGACTATTGGCTGCAGGATAAGTGGTCTGGACAGTTCCCCGTTAAGTGGCACATCATAAAGGATGTTCCTAACAGTCAGTTTCGTCACATTCTACTTGAAAATAATGACAACAAACCAGTTACTAATAGTAGAGATACTCAACAG GTGGAAATGGAACAGGGGATGGTGATGTTAAACATATTTAAGAACTACGAATTGTGTTCCTCCATCCtagatgatttttatttttatgagaaGCGGCACAAAGCCATGCAAGAAAGGAAGGCAGGACAACAGCAGGCAAGTCTTATGGCTCCTCCAGTGGTAGCAGTTAGTGAGCAACAAATTCCGGTTTCACCATCTGCTGACACCCTAAAGAGCATGTCAAAGAGCTTCGCCGAAGCTGTGTCATTGACAGAGCATGAAAAAGAACATTCAGCTGGTGGGAAGGTTGCCTCAGCCGCAACCACCTCTGTGGCCCATGGAAGTTAA
- the LOC123216931 gene encoding YTH domain-containing protein ECT4-like isoform X1: MAQPSSDRLSSTDSAEALNFLILDTEDKIINSNILNSQDADPIGTRRDIVDQSSALGSVGYQKMGYASTASSRPPLLYNGSYDNVAGKQGAFLPYINNKVLENGSHIQGIQDKPPSVAYHGYVCSPQMLRKPYGPVTTHLSARNHGHLYNAREISTSDAFSFKQNISPNSYILSPTPVSQAKLLVPNDLQWDSKRSGLRPNFPAPLGSSGRGANLFGKSDGLGLLDQGFEGSEVGGLWSDWLSPSDGKSCMLQLSSPQTSLKPIESPELSQYEFGLASLQKGSFYSFGSCSGSSYTGYSHRQSDQASDFGCGSSSRMGLNGQSWPTLTEARQRGRCNDFSCGCSVTLDMLSERNRGPRAFKPKFRTMVNGSAVGNSKNSIIDDLLRNSYNRLDFITSYKDAKFFVIKSYSEDNVYKSIKYGVWASTPNGNKKLDCAYSEAKAKEGMCPIFLFFSVNASAQFCGVAEMVGPVDFDKNVDYWLQDKWSGQFPVKWHIIKDVPNSQFRHILLENNDNKPVTNSRDTQQVEMEQGMVMLNIFKNYELCSSILDDFYFYEKRHKAMQERKAGQQQASLMAPPVVAVSEQQIPVSPSADTLKSMSKSFAEAVSLTEHEKEHSAGGKVASAATTSVAHGS, from the exons ATGGCGCAGCCAAGTTCTGATCGTTTATCCTCTACTG ACTCTGCTGAAGCTTTAAACTTTTTGATCCTGGATACtgaagataaaatcatcaattcaaaCATTTTGAATAGTCAG GATGCCGATCCAATTGGTACTCGAAGAGATATTGTTGATCAATCATCAGCTTTAGGTTCCGTTGGATATCAGAAGATGGGATATGCATCCACAGCCTCCTCTCGGCCGCCATTATTGTACAATGGAA GCTATGACAATGTAGCTGGTAAACAGGGTGCATTTCTaccatatattaataataaagtccTGGAAAATGGTTCTCAT ATACAGGGCATCCAGGATAAACCTCCATCTGTTGCATATCATGGCTATGTATGCAGCCCTCAAATGCTACGCAAACCATATGGTCCTGTCACGACACATCTTTCTGCCAGGAATCATGGCCATTTGTACAATGCTAGAGAAATTTCAACTTCTGATGCATTTTCTTTCAAGCAAAATATTTCTCCAAATTCATACATTCTTTCACCAACTCCGGTTTCTCAAGCAAAGTTGTTAGTACCTAATGATCTCCAATGGGATAGCAAAAGATCTGGTCTGAGACCTAACTTCCCAGCTCCATTGGGATCTTCTGGTAGGGGAGCAAACCTTTTTGGAAAATCTGATGGGCTTGGTTTGTTGGACCAAGGGTTTGAGGGATCTGAAGTTGGAGGATTATGGTCAGATTGGTTGAGTCCCTCAGATGGGAAGAGTTGCATGCTTCAATTGTCTTCACCACAAACTTCTCTGAAACCAATTGAGTCACCAGAGTTGTCTCAGTATGAGTTCGGACTT GCTTCTTTACAGAAAGGATCATTTTATAGCTTTGGATCTTGTTCAGGCTCCAGCTACACAGGTTACTCTCACCGTCAAAGTGATCAAGCCTCCGATTTTGGATGTGGCTCCAGTTCTAGGATGGGACTGAATGGTCAAAGCTGGCCCACACTTACTGAAGCAAGACAAAGAGGAAGATGCAATGACTTTTCATGTGGCTGTAGTGTCACACTTGATATGCTAAGTGAGCGAAATAGAGGACCGAGGGCATTTAAGCCAAAATTTCGGACAATGGTAAATGGTTCTGCTGTTGGTAATAGCAAGAATTCCATTATTGATGACCTTCTTAGGAACTCTTATAACAGATTGGATTTTATCACCAGCTATAAAGATGCAAAGTTCTTCGTCATAAAATCTTATAGTGAAGATAATGTTTACAAGAGCATAAAATATGGTGTCTGGGCTAGCACCCCGAATGGCAACAAAAAGTTAGATTGTGCTTATTCTGAAGCAAAGGCAAAAGAGGGCATGTGCCCAATCTTTCTGTTTTTTTCG GTGAATGCTAGTGCCCAGTTTTGTGGTGTGGCAGAGATGGTGGGACCTGTAGACTTTGACAAGAATGTAGACTATTGGCTGCAGGATAAGTGGTCTGGACAGTTCCCCGTTAAGTGGCACATCATAAAGGATGTTCCTAACAGTCAGTTTCGTCACATTCTACTTGAAAATAATGACAACAAACCAGTTACTAATAGTAGAGATACTCAACAG GTGGAAATGGAACAGGGGATGGTGATGTTAAACATATTTAAGAACTACGAATTGTGTTCCTCCATCCtagatgatttttatttttatgagaaGCGGCACAAAGCCATGCAAGAAAGGAAGGCAGGACAACAGCAGGCAAGTCTTATGGCTCCTCCAGTGGTAGCAGTTAGTGAGCAACAAATTCCGGTTTCACCATCTGCTGACACCCTAAAGAGCATGTCAAAGAGCTTCGCCGAAGCTGTGTCATTGACAGAGCATGAAAAAGAACATTCAGCTGGTGGGAAGGTTGCCTCAGCCGCAACCACCTCTGTGGCCCATGGAAGTTAA